In one Deinococcus detaillensis genomic region, the following are encoded:
- a CDS encoding S8 family peptidase — protein sequence MSLAAMRGVLVVASAGNDNQPRLTSPAANTANFLLSSNDLISVGSIDAGDVKSSFSNYAYSLKLVAPGERIYTAVPNNQVGYWSGTSFAVPMVSGALALALGQGADADSLPSKLASGSDDILGFNKNYTHQLGSERLDLGKFLKSLNSGFKWF from the coding sequence TTGTCGCTGGCTGCCATGCGCGGGGTGCTGGTGGTGGCTTCAGCAGGCAACGACAACCAACCCAGACTGACTTCTCCCGCCGCAAATACGGCCAATTTCCTCCTGAGTAGCAATGATCTGATTTCGGTGGGCAGCATAGACGCGGGTGACGTCAAATCCAGCTTCTCAAATTATGCCTACTCGCTCAAATTGGTGGCTCCCGGTGAGCGCATCTACACTGCTGTTCCCAACAATCAAGTCGGCTACTGGAGCGGTACTTCCTTCGCCGTTCCGATGGTCAGCGGCGCGTTGGCACTGGCCTTGGGACAAGGCGCGGATGCCGACAGCTTGCCAAGTAAGTTGGCAAGCGGAAGCGACGATATCTTGGGTTTCAATAAAAACTACACCCATCAGCTCGGCAGCGAGCGACTGGATTTGGGGAAATTCTTGAAATCGCTCAACTCAGGATTCAAGTGGTTCTAG
- a CDS encoding nuclear transport factor 2 family protein — MTQSSNSLTQQFMKALHTAEDSGDLSALLALHAETVTLHNLTQQDWSGLDGAKIFWERYLSDFETIHSDFTHHADAEDMGVMEWVGKGALKGGQAIEYRGISVIEHDGQKVTAFRTYYDSAAFIKTAAG; from the coding sequence ATGACTCAGTCCAGTAACTCCCTGACCCAGCAGTTTATGAAGGCCCTGCACACGGCCGAAGACAGCGGCGACCTCAGCGCCCTGCTCGCCCTGCACGCCGAGACTGTCACGCTGCACAACCTGACCCAGCAAGATTGGAGCGGCCTAGACGGCGCGAAAATATTCTGGGAACGCTACCTGTCGGACTTTGAAACGATTCACAGCGACTTTACCCACCACGCCGACGCTGAGGATATGGGCGTGATGGAATGGGTCGGCAAAGGCGCACTCAAAGGCGGCCAAGCCATCGAGTACAGAGGGATCAGCGTCATTGAGCATGATGGCCAAAAAGTCACGGCCTTCCGCACTTATTATGACTCCGCCGCTTTTATCAAGACTGCTGCCGGATAA
- a CDS encoding glutamine--tRNA ligase/YqeY domain fusion protein: MTSAADFVPPAPRVAPNFITEIIERDLKSGKYPKIVTRFPPEPNGYAHLGHTFACFLDFQTALQYGGTYHLRLDDTNPAGESVEFAEAIQDDLRWLGWDWGENLFYASDNFERYYAYAVQLIEMGKAYVDSVSGEEMARLRGSATQRGTPSAYRERSVAENLELFARMRAGEFADGAHILRAKIDLSSSNMKLRDPVLYRILRGEHYRQGAAWCIYPMYDFQHPLQDAIEGVTHSMCSLEFVDNRAIYDWLMETLAFEPRPHQYEFGRRSLEYTVVSKRKLRRLVQEGHVSGWDDPRMPTLRAIRRLGVRPEAVNAFASAIGVSRTNRTVDLAVYENAVRDDLNPHAPRVMAVLEPLEVVVSSAGGQALEAKMLSLPYWPHDVIQASLDGLVALPSGQRVEPDKAVREVSLSTQIYIERGDFALTPPKGFKRLILGGAVRLRGAGILRADEVIQDEAGQVTGIRATLLGEESSVKPAGVIHWVDAATALSAEFRLYDRLFSVPNPDGPNPNDILPDFDPEQPGHEDLTQPLSTDFLRFLNPESLKIVQGYVEGSVAADPAGTRYQFERQGYFWPDPEDSRPEALVFNRIITLRDTWTGKTEPATKTRAVKTEQKKAEAPTLSADQSAEVARLRSLGVSEAEAVVLARDPLLGAYFGSTTQQAGQVAAWVVNDLSAAVRAGQVALKVSCLPALAELLASGEISSRIAKDVLTESLESGEAPTEIVQRRGLKVVSDSGELERIIDGVLSTNPDKLAEYRGGRAGLLGFFTGQVMKASGGQAEPKAVAALLKAKLDG; this comes from the coding sequence ATGACGAGTGCTGCTGATTTTGTTCCCCCTGCTCCCCGCGTGGCCCCCAACTTCATTACCGAGATCATCGAGCGCGATCTGAAAAGCGGTAAGTATCCCAAAATCGTGACCCGCTTTCCGCCGGAACCTAACGGCTACGCCCACCTCGGCCACACCTTCGCCTGCTTTTTGGATTTCCAAACCGCGCTCCAATATGGAGGCACCTACCACTTGCGCTTGGACGACACCAATCCGGCGGGCGAGAGTGTGGAGTTTGCCGAGGCGATTCAAGACGATCTACGCTGGCTGGGCTGGGACTGGGGCGAGAATTTATTTTATGCGTCCGACAACTTTGAGCGCTATTACGCCTATGCCGTGCAGCTCATCGAGATGGGCAAAGCCTACGTCGACAGCGTCAGCGGTGAGGAAATGGCCCGCCTGCGCGGTTCGGCCACCCAGCGCGGCACGCCCAGCGCTTACCGGGAGCGCAGCGTGGCCGAGAATCTGGAGTTGTTTGCCCGGATGCGGGCCGGGGAATTCGCCGATGGCGCACACATTCTGCGGGCCAAAATTGACCTTTCCAGTTCCAACATGAAGCTGCGCGATCCGGTGCTCTACCGCATTCTGCGGGGCGAGCATTACCGGCAGGGCGCGGCGTGGTGCATCTATCCGATGTACGACTTTCAGCACCCGCTGCAAGACGCCATCGAGGGCGTGACCCACAGCATGTGCAGCCTCGAATTCGTGGACAACCGCGCTATTTACGATTGGCTGATGGAAACGCTGGCGTTTGAGCCGCGCCCGCACCAGTACGAGTTCGGGCGGCGCAGCCTCGAATATACGGTGGTCAGCAAGCGCAAGCTGCGCAGACTGGTGCAAGAAGGCCACGTCTCCGGTTGGGACGATCCGAGGATGCCCACCTTGCGGGCTATTCGGCGGCTCGGCGTGCGGCCCGAAGCGGTCAACGCCTTCGCCTCGGCCATCGGGGTGAGCCGCACCAACCGCACGGTGGATTTGGCCGTCTACGAAAACGCCGTACGCGACGACCTCAACCCACACGCTCCCCGCGTGATGGCGGTGCTGGAGCCGCTGGAAGTCGTGGTCAGCAGCGCCGGGGGACAAGCTCTGGAAGCCAAAATGCTGAGCCTTCCCTACTGGCCGCACGACGTCATTCAGGCCAGCTTGGACGGCTTGGTGGCTTTGCCGAGTGGCCAGCGGGTAGAGCCTGACAAAGCGGTGCGCGAAGTGAGTTTGTCAACTCAAATTTACATCGAGCGCGGGGATTTTGCCCTTACGCCGCCCAAAGGCTTCAAGCGCCTAATCCTCGGCGGCGCGGTGCGGCTGCGCGGCGCGGGCATTTTGCGGGCCGATGAGGTGATTCAAGACGAGGCCGGACAGGTAACGGGGATTCGGGCCACCCTGCTTGGCGAGGAGAGCAGCGTCAAACCCGCCGGAGTGATTCACTGGGTAGACGCGGCAACGGCCCTCAGTGCCGAGTTCCGGTTGTATGACCGCCTGTTCAGCGTGCCAAACCCCGATGGCCCCAACCCCAACGACATTCTGCCGGACTTCGACCCCGAGCAGCCCGGCCACGAAGACCTGACCCAGCCGCTCAGCACCGATTTTTTGCGCTTCCTCAACCCTGAAAGCCTCAAAATCGTGCAGGGATACGTGGAGGGGAGCGTGGCCGCCGACCCCGCAGGCACCCGTTATCAGTTTGAGCGGCAAGGCTATTTCTGGCCCGATCCGGAAGACAGCCGCCCTGAAGCGCTGGTGTTTAACCGCATCATCACTTTGCGCGACACTTGGACAGGCAAAACCGAGCCTGCGACCAAAACTAGAGCCGTTAAAACTGAGCAGAAGAAAGCCGAGGCCCCCACACTCAGCGCCGACCAAAGCGCCGAAGTCGCCCGTCTGCGCTCGTTGGGCGTCAGCGAGGCCGAAGCGGTGGTGCTGGCCCGCGATCCGCTGCTGGGGGCGTATTTCGGCTCCACCACTCAGCAGGCCGGACAGGTGGCAGCGTGGGTGGTCAACGACCTCTCAGCGGCGGTGCGGGCCGGGCAGGTGGCCCTCAAGGTCAGCTGCCTCCCCGCGCTCGCCGAACTGCTGGCAAGCGGCGAGATCAGCAGCCGGATTGCTAAAGACGTGCTCACCGAGAGTCTGGAAAGCGGCGAAGCGCCCACCGAAATCGTGCAGCGGCGCGGCCTCAAGGTGGTCAGCGACAGCGGCGAACTGGAACGCATCATTGACGGAGTCCTGAGCACCAATCCTGACAAGCTGGCCGAATACCGGGGCGGACGCGCGGGGCTACTGGGCTTTTTCACTGGGCAAGTCATGAAAGCCAGCGGCGGGCAAGCCGAACCCAAAGCGGTGGCGGCACTGCTGAAAGCCAAATTGGACGGCTGA
- a CDS encoding GNAT family N-acetyltransferase — protein sequence MSQPSTELRDNSAKHQYEIFSGDQLIGLAKYRVSGNTVNLYHTEVEDGHEGEGLGSQLAKHALDDVKAQGKQVIPSCPFIAAYIKRHPEYQDLVQA from the coding sequence ATGAGTCAGCCATCAACCGAACTCCGCGACAACTCCGCCAAACATCAGTACGAAATTTTCAGCGGAGATCAGTTGATCGGGCTTGCCAAGTACCGAGTCAGCGGCAACACGGTCAACCTTTACCACACCGAAGTCGAGGACGGCCATGAGGGTGAGGGCTTGGGCAGTCAACTCGCCAAGCACGCGCTCGACGACGTAAAAGCGCAGGGCAAGCAGGTCATTCCCAGTTGCCCGTTCATCGCCGCCTACATCAAGCGCCACCCCGAATATCAGGACTTGGTGCAAGCTTAA
- the wrbA gene encoding NAD(P)H:quinone oxidoreductase, giving the protein MTVRLAIIYYSTYGTNHQMANTAAEAARAAGAEVRVLKVPETAPQAAIDSQDAWKAQQERSADVPEATPADMEWANAYLFSAPTRFGGAASQVRAFIDTLGGLWGEGKLANKGFSAMTSAQNPNGGQETTLQTLYVTAQHWGSIIVAPGYTDKAIFASGGNPYGASVTANGQPLSEEDKATIRHQAKRLVEISAKLAQ; this is encoded by the coding sequence ATGACCGTTAGACTCGCCATCATTTACTACAGCACCTACGGAACCAATCACCAAATGGCCAACACTGCCGCCGAAGCCGCCCGCGCTGCCGGGGCCGAAGTGCGGGTGCTGAAGGTGCCGGAAACTGCCCCGCAAGCTGCGATTGACTCCCAAGACGCTTGGAAGGCCCAGCAGGAGCGAAGCGCCGACGTGCCGGAAGCGACCCCCGCCGACATGGAGTGGGCCAACGCCTACTTGTTCTCTGCGCCCACCCGGTTCGGCGGCGCGGCCAGTCAGGTGCGGGCCTTCATCGACACGCTCGGCGGCTTGTGGGGAGAAGGCAAGCTGGCCAATAAAGGCTTCAGCGCCATGACTTCCGCACAGAACCCCAACGGCGGCCAGGAAACCACCTTGCAGACCTTGTACGTTACCGCCCAGCACTGGGGCAGCATTATCGTGGCTCCAGGCTACACTGACAAAGCCATTTTCGCGTCCGGCGGCAACCCTTACGGCGCGAGCGTCACGGCGAACGGCCAGCCGCTTTCGGAAGAAGACAAAGCCACCATCCGCCACCAAGCCAAGCGACTCGTGGAGATCAGCGCTAAACTGGCGCAATGA
- a CDS encoding phosphotransferase family protein has product MPSFLTPQTLSWLGRVVPDAKLGRVQPLAGSTSASVYRLDFTNRSSAVLRQFDVLPDWLKLEPDLALHEARSLERAAQMNLPTPKLLAFDESGKECGVPSVLMSHLAGTVELNPPNLTGELDQLAAALSEIHRVSPTDFGWAYAPYADLSKLTVPTWTTAPQAWAGAIELLQGPRPTFTPCFIHRDFHPANVLRQSGQVSGVVDWVNACVGPAAADVGHCHLNLAQMYGLEAADTFKAAYARHTGHRQEPYWDALSLADLVDGPEPPKVYAGWPAFGLTGLTDELIRARLDAFLLSLDF; this is encoded by the coding sequence GTGCCCAGTTTTTTAACGCCGCAAACCCTCAGTTGGCTAGGGCGGGTTGTCCCAGACGCCAAACTCGGCCGCGTCCAGCCGCTGGCGGGCAGCACTTCGGCCAGCGTTTACCGCCTTGACTTTACCAACAGATCGAGCGCGGTGCTGAGGCAGTTTGATGTGCTCCCCGATTGGCTGAAATTGGAGCCAGATTTGGCCCTACACGAAGCGCGAAGTTTAGAGCGGGCCGCCCAGATGAACTTGCCCACACCAAAGCTGCTGGCCTTCGACGAAAGCGGCAAGGAATGCGGCGTGCCGAGCGTGTTGATGTCGCATTTGGCAGGAACAGTGGAACTCAATCCACCGAATCTCACGGGCGAATTGGATCAACTCGCGGCAGCACTCTCGGAGATTCACCGCGTTTCTCCAACTGATTTCGGCTGGGCGTATGCGCCTTATGCCGACCTCAGCAAGCTGACCGTACCGACTTGGACAACCGCGCCGCAAGCGTGGGCTGGGGCGATTGAACTTTTACAGGGGCCACGCCCGACTTTTACACCATGTTTCATTCACCGTGATTTTCACCCCGCCAACGTGCTGCGGCAAAGCGGGCAAGTCAGCGGGGTGGTGGATTGGGTTAACGCTTGTGTCGGCCCAGCCGCAGCCGACGTGGGTCACTGCCACCTCAATCTGGCTCAGATGTACGGTTTAGAGGCCGCCGACACCTTTAAAGCGGCTTATGCGCGCCATACAGGGCATCGGCAAGAACCGTACTGGGACGCGCTGAGCTTGGCAGACTTGGTGGACGGGCCAGAGCCACCGAAAGTTTACGCGGGCTGGCCTGCTTTTGGGCTGACTGGATTGACCGACGAACTGATTCGGGCGCGGTTAGATGCTTTCTTGCTGAGCTTAGATTTCTAG
- a CDS encoding CoA-acylating methylmalonate-semialdehyde dehydrogenase, protein MTTTTEPPVTVHTLTHWLSNAPAEGKSGRTAPVYNPATGQVQAHVPLASKAELDAAVQIAAAAARKWRSSSLSVRSGVMFKFRELLSARRSELAAIVSREHGKVHSDALGEVARGIENVEYACGIPTLLRGGYSEQVSTGVDVYSIQQPLGVVAGITPFNFPAMVPLWMIGNALACGNAFILKPSEKDPSAALFLAELLRDAGLPDGVFSVVHGDKEAVDAILEHPGIAAVSFVGSTPIAKYIYETGTKNGKRVQALGGAKNHMLVLPDADIGMAADAAVSAAYGSAGERCMAISVVVAVGDAGDKLIEAVQERIPKLKIGAGDVEGNEMGPLITREHRDKVAGYIQSAQEQGAKVVVDGRDIKFDNEGFFLGVSLIDGVKPGMDAYDDEIFGPVLCVVRAESYAEGLKLINDNEFGNGTAIFTRDGGAARQFQFDVEVGMVGVNVPVPVPVAYYSFGGWKASLFGDTHMYGPEGVKFYTRSKVITSRWPDPAGSKVDLGFPQTR, encoded by the coding sequence ATGACAACCACCACTGAACCCCCCGTTACTGTCCATACCCTGACCCATTGGCTCAGCAATGCGCCCGCTGAGGGTAAATCGGGCCGCACCGCTCCTGTCTACAATCCGGCCACCGGACAAGTTCAGGCCCATGTGCCGCTGGCCAGCAAAGCCGAACTGGACGCCGCCGTGCAAATTGCTGCCGCCGCTGCCAGAAAGTGGCGTTCCAGCTCGCTGAGTGTGCGCTCGGGCGTGATGTTTAAGTTCCGCGAACTGCTGTCAGCGAGGCGCAGCGAATTGGCCGCTATCGTGAGCCGCGAACACGGCAAAGTCCACAGCGACGCGCTGGGCGAGGTCGCACGCGGCATAGAGAACGTGGAATACGCCTGCGGCATTCCCACCTTGCTGCGCGGCGGCTACTCTGAACAGGTCAGCACCGGAGTGGACGTGTACAGCATTCAGCAGCCGCTGGGCGTGGTGGCGGGCATCACTCCATTCAACTTTCCGGCGATGGTGCCGCTGTGGATGATCGGCAACGCGCTGGCCTGCGGGAACGCTTTCATTCTCAAGCCCAGTGAAAAAGACCCGTCCGCCGCTCTCTTCTTGGCCGAACTACTGCGCGACGCGGGCCTGCCGGACGGCGTGTTCAGCGTCGTTCACGGCGATAAAGAAGCGGTGGACGCCATTTTGGAACATCCCGGCATCGCTGCGGTGAGCTTTGTGGGGTCTACGCCGATTGCCAAATATATCTACGAAACCGGCACCAAAAACGGCAAGCGGGTGCAAGCCCTCGGTGGAGCCAAAAATCACATGCTGGTGCTGCCTGACGCTGACATCGGCATGGCCGCAGACGCTGCCGTCTCTGCCGCTTACGGCTCGGCGGGCGAGCGCTGCATGGCGATCAGCGTGGTGGTGGCGGTGGGTGACGCAGGTGACAAGCTGATTGAGGCCGTCCAAGAGCGCATTCCTAAATTGAAAATTGGTGCGGGCGACGTGGAAGGCAACGAAATGGGGCCGCTGATTACCCGCGAGCACCGCGACAAGGTGGCCGGTTACATCCAGTCGGCGCAGGAGCAGGGCGCAAAAGTGGTGGTAGACGGGCGCGACATCAAATTTGACAATGAGGGCTTCTTCCTCGGCGTCTCGCTGATCGACGGTGTAAAACCGGGCATGGACGCCTACGACGACGAAATTTTTGGGCCGGTGCTGTGCGTGGTACGGGCTGAAAGTTACGCTGAGGGCCTCAAGCTGATCAACGACAACGAGTTCGGCAACGGCACCGCTATTTTCACCCGTGACGGAGGCGCGGCCCGCCAATTTCAGTTTGATGTGGAAGTCGGGATGGTGGGCGTCAATGTGCCGGTTCCCGTTCCGGTGGCGTATTACAGCTTCGGTGGTTGGAAGGCCAGCTTGTTTGGCGACACCCACATGTACGGCCCCGAAGGCGTCAAATTTTATACCCGCAGCAAGGTCATCACTTCGCGCTGGCCTGATCCGGCGGGAAGCAAAGTGGATCTGGGATTTCCCCAAACACGTTAA
- a CDS encoding aminotransferase class III-fold pyridoxal phosphate-dependent enzyme, translating to MPEAHPNTDQVIADNREYTLFSWSVQNQTHPIHMTGGKGSYFFDADGNSWLDMASQLININVGHQHPKVLQAIKDQVDKMCFAGPSFATDVRAELGKKLSEVTGLAKSFFTLGGSEANENAMKMARLYTGRDKIITRYRSYHGATMGSMSASGDPRRWPVEPGIPGIVRVFDPYMYRPPMGMTAEQWEEGSVSHIEEVIQMEGPHTIAAILVEGITGSNGILIPPDSYYPRLRALCDKYGIVLITDEVMSGFGRTGKWLATQHYGITPDIVTCAKGLTSGYMPLGAVIVNQKIADYFENHFLSGGLTYSGHPVSLAAAIANLQVYEDENLFEHTLELGKHLGERLEVMKTKFACVGDVRYIGLFSVLELVKDKATKEPLAPFNGTSPEMGKLASYLKSKHIYAYTRFNMIWVCPPLVITKEELDAGLDAYEEALALVDQMILGPVAAD from the coding sequence ATGCCCGAAGCCCATCCCAACACCGACCAAGTCATCGCCGATAACCGCGAGTACACTCTCTTTTCGTGGAGCGTGCAAAACCAGACCCACCCGATTCACATGACTGGAGGAAAAGGCAGCTATTTCTTTGACGCTGACGGCAACAGTTGGCTGGATATGGCCTCGCAGCTCATCAATATCAACGTGGGCCATCAGCACCCCAAAGTCTTGCAGGCCATCAAAGACCAGGTCGACAAGATGTGTTTCGCTGGCCCCAGTTTTGCCACCGATGTGCGGGCCGAACTCGGCAAGAAGCTGAGCGAAGTCACCGGCCTCGCCAAGAGCTTTTTTACACTGGGCGGTAGTGAAGCCAACGAAAACGCCATGAAAATGGCCCGCCTCTACACCGGGCGCGACAAAATCATCACCCGTTACCGCAGCTATCACGGCGCGACGATGGGCAGTATGAGCGCTTCGGGCGACCCGCGCCGCTGGCCCGTCGAGCCGGGCATTCCGGGCATCGTGCGCGTGTTTGATCCCTACATGTACCGCCCTCCGATGGGGATGACCGCCGAGCAGTGGGAAGAGGGCAGCGTCAGTCACATTGAAGAAGTCATTCAGATGGAAGGGCCGCACACCATTGCCGCTATTTTGGTGGAAGGGATTACGGGTAGCAACGGTATCCTTATTCCACCAGACAGTTACTATCCGCGCCTGCGTGCGTTGTGCGACAAATACGGGATTGTGCTGATCACCGACGAGGTAATGAGTGGGTTTGGGCGGACTGGCAAATGGTTGGCTACTCAGCATTACGGCATTACGCCGGACATCGTGACTTGTGCCAAGGGCCTGACCAGCGGTTACATGCCTTTGGGCGCGGTCATCGTGAACCAAAAGATTGCCGATTACTTTGAAAATCACTTTTTGTCGGGGGGCTTGACATACAGCGGCCATCCGGTGAGTTTGGCGGCGGCGATTGCTAATTTGCAGGTCTACGAAGACGAAAACCTGTTTGAACACACCTTAGAACTCGGTAAGCATCTGGGCGAGCGCTTGGAAGTCATGAAAACCAAATTCGCTTGTGTAGGTGACGTTCGTTACATCGGCTTGTTTAGTGTGTTGGAACTCGTCAAAGACAAGGCGACCAAAGAGCCGCTTGCACCGTTCAACGGAACTTCGCCGGAAATGGGCAAACTGGCTTCGTATCTCAAGAGCAAGCACATTTATGCTTATACCCGCTTCAATATGATCTGGGTCTGCCCGCCGCTGGTGATCACTAAAGAAGAACTGGACGCTGGCTTAGACGCCTATGAAGAAGCGCTGGCTTTGGTGGATCAGATGATTTTGGGGCCAGTAGCAGCGGATTGA
- a CDS encoding replication initiator protein A — MTVVKGELAPISVSQISIRFDEINLAQASLISFQKRLKPGETTWEHSFEIAGRAMNVECLGNAYGYPHGPDNDLMLVLTNMYLEQGCPVGDGVLITPYELLKAMGRNDSGKSYQQLHDGLMRLTGTTYRISGWIDQSGKGVRRATFRFVDKLEDINLTGTSLNPKTFGSGTKLRVTLPRDIAENLRARHLKPVDLDFMLSLPSNQAGIMYRLLDALLFSDEEAQRTQVLKMALIDWGKLLRLSDLTPDRIRRAIEPPHSELVRREFLKSVEYLGRGSAQEIIYTFNAQRPDHPLTPEQLLLVGRIKAMSVSDSMAKKFVRASPVTFVEDRVSLAEAILAQTPTIRRSRGAYAWDILADAEERYAPPEQRKPKPEKSAVGKASTVKPLVLPDEDEQGTLLELSPAEQWVSARPSLKILLKGQLSDTEFHSLEKLCTTGKISASKLFREASAAAAKKRLAGLVKDLKADLAE, encoded by the coding sequence ATGACCGTGGTCAAAGGCGAGTTGGCCCCAATTAGCGTTTCTCAAATCAGCATTCGGTTTGATGAAATCAATTTGGCGCAGGCCTCGCTGATCAGCTTCCAAAAGCGGCTCAAGCCCGGTGAGACCACTTGGGAACACTCTTTTGAGATCGCGGGCCGGGCCATGAACGTGGAGTGTTTGGGCAACGCTTACGGCTATCCGCACGGCCCCGACAACGACCTGATGCTGGTGCTGACCAACATGTACTTGGAACAGGGTTGCCCTGTTGGAGACGGCGTTCTGATTACCCCCTACGAACTGCTTAAGGCGATGGGGCGCAACGACAGCGGCAAATCCTATCAGCAGCTTCACGACGGCCTGATGCGCCTCACCGGCACCACCTACCGCATCAGCGGCTGGATTGACCAAAGCGGCAAAGGTGTGCGGCGGGCCACATTCCGCTTCGTCGATAAGTTGGAAGACATCAATTTGACCGGCACTTCGCTCAATCCAAAGACCTTCGGCAGCGGTACCAAATTGCGCGTGACTTTGCCGCGTGACATTGCCGAGAATTTGCGGGCGCGACACCTCAAGCCGGTGGACTTGGATTTTATGCTCTCGCTGCCGTCCAATCAAGCGGGGATTATGTACCGTTTGCTGGACGCTCTGCTGTTCAGTGACGAGGAAGCTCAGCGCACTCAAGTGCTGAAAATGGCTCTGATTGATTGGGGCAAGCTGCTGCGCCTCAGCGACCTCACGCCTGACCGGATTCGGCGGGCGATTGAGCCACCACACAGCGAACTCGTTCGGCGCGAATTTTTGAAATCCGTGGAGTACTTGGGGCGCGGCTCGGCGCAGGAGATCATCTACACCTTCAACGCCCAGCGCCCTGACCATCCCTTAACGCCAGAGCAACTTTTGCTAGTCGGGCGCATCAAAGCCATGAGTGTCAGCGACAGTATGGCCAAAAAATTTGTCCGCGCTTCACCCGTGACTTTCGTGGAAGACCGGGTGAGTTTAGCCGAAGCGATTTTAGCGCAAACTCCCACCATTCGCCGCAGCCGGGGCGCTTACGCCTGGGATATCTTGGCCGATGCCGAAGAGCGCTACGCGCCCCCAGAGCAACGCAAGCCCAAGCCGGAAAAAAGTGCAGTGGGCAAAGCGAGTACAGTCAAACCATTGGTCTTGCCCGATGAAGATGAGCAAGGCACTTTACTTGAACTCTCGCCTGCTGAGCAGTGGGTCAGTGCCCGTCCGTCCCTGAAAATATTGCTCAAAGGTCAGCTCAGTGACACTGAGTTTCACAGTCTTGAGAAACTCTGTACGACCGGCAAAATCAGCGCTTCCAAGCTGTTTCGGGAAGCCAGCGCTGCTGCTGCCAAGAAGCGGCTGGCGGGCCTGGTCAAAGACTTAAAAGCGGATCTGGCGGAGTAA
- the uraH gene encoding hydroxyisourate hydrolase, with protein sequence MAGQAGLSTHVLDTARGCPAAGVQIELVRVDGQNRTSLKTATTNADGRTDQPLIERGALEKGTYELTFHVAEYFSTFGATAQPPFLDIVTLRFTVGDTEAHYHIPLLVSPWSYSTYRGS encoded by the coding sequence ATGGCAGGCCAAGCCGGACTCAGCACCCACGTCTTAGACACGGCAAGGGGCTGCCCAGCAGCGGGCGTACAGATCGAATTGGTGCGGGTGGATGGACAAAACCGTACGTCCCTCAAAACCGCCACCACCAATGCCGACGGACGCACCGACCAGCCACTGATTGAACGTGGAGCGTTGGAGAAAGGAACCTATGAGCTGACTTTTCACGTCGCGGAGTACTTCAGCACGTTCGGAGCCACCGCACAGCCTCCCTTCCTAGATATCGTGACGTTGCGTTTCACGGTGGGAGATACAGAGGCCCACTACCACATTCCACTGCTCGTTTCGCCTTGGTCTTACAGCACTTATAGAGGGAGCTAA
- the pucL gene encoding factor-independent urate hydroxylase, translated as MTQTIPNSTTETKVKVKMGDNHYGKADVRLFKVFRDQPKHEIKDVWVRVAMRGDFDPAHVGGDNTDLLATDTVRNTIYGLAVDGLTSSVEEYGKHLIRHFVEQGPKVTSATAYFTEHLWDRMQSNGEAHDHAFVRQMPKHTAVVEGDGKTFTVTSGIDELYILKTTQSGWEGYLKEPFTTLPETNDRILATVVTAKWEYQVDECDYDDVWQRVYTSLMDTFTDHYSASMQATLYKIGETVLTRCPEISRIHFAFPNRHHIQYNTERHGVTNPKSVFHADADPYGQIEGWVERA; from the coding sequence ATGACCCAGACCATCCCCAACAGCACCACCGAAACCAAAGTCAAGGTCAAAATGGGCGACAACCACTACGGCAAAGCCGACGTGCGCCTCTTTAAAGTCTTCCGCGACCAGCCCAAGCACGAAATCAAAGACGTCTGGGTACGTGTTGCCATGCGCGGCGATTTTGACCCGGCCCACGTGGGAGGCGACAATACCGATTTGCTGGCCACCGACACCGTCCGCAACACCATTTACGGCCTGGCAGTAGACGGCCTGACCAGCAGCGTCGAGGAGTACGGCAAGCACCTGATTCGGCACTTCGTCGAGCAAGGCCCCAAGGTGACCAGCGCCACCGCTTACTTCACCGAACATCTCTGGGACCGGATGCAGTCCAACGGCGAGGCCCACGACCACGCTTTCGTTCGCCAAATGCCCAAGCACACCGCAGTCGTAGAAGGCGACGGCAAAACGTTTACCGTCACCAGCGGCATCGACGAGCTGTACATCCTCAAGACCACTCAGAGCGGCTGGGAAGGCTACCTCAAAGAGCCATTCACCACCCTGCCCGAAACCAATGACCGCATTCTGGCCACCGTGGTCACGGCCAAGTGGGAATATCAAGTCGACGAGTGCGACTATGACGACGTATGGCAGCGCGTCTACACCTCGCTGATGGACACCTTCACCGATCACTACTCGGCCAGTATGCAGGCCACCCTCTACAAAATCGGTGAAACGGTGTTGACCCGCTGCCCCGAAATCAGCCGGATTCACTTCGCTTTTCCCAACCGCCACCACATCCAGTACAACACCGAGCGCCACGGCGTCACCAACCCCAAGAGCGTCTTTCACGCCGACGCCGACCCTTACGGCCAAATCGAGGGCTGGGTGGAGCGGGCTTAA